A single region of the Sandaracinaceae bacterium genome encodes:
- the trxB gene encoding thioredoxin-disulfide reductase: MSDNAHKVVIIGSGPAAHTAAIYCARAELQPVLFEGFMAAGVAAGGQLTTTTDVENFPGFPEGIMGPELTDRFRAQSVRFGTVIHTETVESLDLSQRPFRFKTDSQEGTAETIIIATGATAKRMDIPGAGDGEFWQRGVSACAVCDGALPPYRNQPLAVIGGGDSAVEEATFLTKYGSKVYLVVRRDELRASKIMQQRAFDNPKIEILWNTEVTACKGGDGLESITVVNNKTGESRDLAATGLFFAIGHTPNTAFLGGQIETDAQGYIVTQPDSTATNVPGVFAAGDVQDKKWRQAITAAGTGCMSALEAEHFLAAHGG; encoded by the coding sequence ATGTCCGACAACGCCCACAAAGTCGTCATCATCGGCAGCGGCCCGGCCGCCCACACCGCCGCCATCTACTGCGCGCGCGCCGAGCTACAGCCTGTGCTCTTCGAGGGCTTCATGGCGGCGGGCGTCGCGGCCGGCGGTCAGCTCACGACCACCACGGACGTGGAGAACTTCCCGGGCTTCCCCGAAGGCATCATGGGCCCCGAGCTGACCGACCGCTTCCGCGCGCAGTCGGTGCGCTTCGGCACCGTCATCCACACGGAGACGGTGGAGTCGCTCGACCTCAGTCAGCGCCCCTTCCGCTTCAAGACCGACTCGCAAGAGGGCACGGCCGAGACGATCATCATCGCGACCGGCGCGACCGCCAAGCGCATGGACATCCCGGGCGCCGGGGACGGCGAGTTCTGGCAGCGCGGCGTGAGCGCGTGCGCGGTGTGCGACGGCGCCCTGCCGCCCTACCGCAATCAGCCGCTGGCCGTCATCGGCGGGGGCGACTCCGCCGTCGAGGAAGCCACCTTCCTCACGAAGTACGGCAGCAAGGTCTACCTGGTGGTGCGCCGCGACGAGCTGCGGGCCAGCAAGATCATGCAGCAGCGTGCGTTCGACAACCCGAAGATCGAGATCCTCTGGAACACCGAGGTGACCGCCTGCAAGGGCGGCGATGGGCTCGAGAGCATCACGGTCGTGAACAACAAGACGGGCGAGTCGCGCGACCTGGCCGCCACTGGGCTCTTCTTCGCCATCGGCCACACGCCCAACACCGCGTTCCTGGGCGGGCAGATCGAGACCGACGCGCAGGGTTACATCGTCACGCAGCCCGACTCCACTGCCACCAACGTCCCGGGCGTGTTCGCCGCGGGCGACGTGCAGGACAAGAAGTGGCGTCAGGCCATTACAGCGGCTGGCACAGGCTGCATGAGCGCGCTCGAAGCGGAACACTTCCTCGCGGCGCACGGCGGCTGA
- a CDS encoding nuclear transport factor 2 family protein yields MPSLAVDVSAAPSEVLLVERFLAALESLDSEAILDLVADDVVYQNVPLPPARGRKQFEQQLGLMARHMTEFVVDSARYETRGATVQCNRYDTLAGPGWRMRLWVEGEFVVRNGLIVRWVDRFSWPKLLLATAKTTPRLLMHLTKRGR; encoded by the coding sequence ATGCCGTCCCTCGCCGTCGACGTCTCTGCCGCGCCCAGCGAGGTCCTCCTCGTCGAGCGCTTCCTCGCCGCCCTCGAGAGCCTCGACAGCGAGGCCATCCTCGACCTCGTCGCGGACGACGTCGTGTACCAGAACGTGCCGTTGCCGCCCGCGCGCGGACGCAAGCAGTTCGAGCAGCAACTCGGGCTGATGGCCCGCCACATGACAGAGTTCGTCGTCGACTCGGCGCGCTACGAGACGCGGGGCGCGACCGTGCAGTGCAACCGCTACGACACGCTGGCAGGCCCGGGGTGGCGCATGCGCCTGTGGGTCGAGGGCGAGTTCGTGGTGCGCAATGGCCTCATCGTGCGCTGGGTGGACCGCTTCAGCTGGCCCAAGCTGCTGCTCGCCACGGCCAAGACCACGCCGCGCCTGCTCATGCACCTGACCAAGCGCGGTCGCTGA
- the nadB gene encoding L-aspartate oxidase: MRVDTDFLIIGSGVAGLTLALELSEHGTVTCVTKRSREDSATNYAQGGIAAVLDPTDSFDAHVADTLTTGGGLSHRDVVEMVIADGPARIRELMEIGAKFSRTLDADGNETEDFDLTREGGHSARRVIHAGDITGREVQRALVAAVLAQPRIKLLEHHMAIDLLELSKFGGERRVAGAYVLDEDSGEVLTFVARATVLATGGAGKVYLYTSNPDVASGDGVAMAYRAGALLANMEFFQFHPTCLFHPKAKSFLISEALRGEGGILRLADGTAFMERHHAMKDLAPRDVVARAIDFEMKRTGQDCVFLDMTGEDADYLASRFPNIHERCMEYGVDMRKDPIPVVPAAHYMCGGVVIDLDGKTSLPGLWAVGEVTCSGLHGANRLASNSLLEGLVYGRRAAGSIVASADLSGMPNIPEWDPGAAAPSHEAVIVTQNWDELRRFMWNYVGIVRSDRRLKRAARRIAVLQEEIREYYWNHLVNRDLLELRNIADVAELIIKSAAARSESRGLHYTVDHPDMDDDRFGGDTYISRDEAPHIRKR, encoded by the coding sequence ATGCGTGTCGACACCGACTTCTTGATCATCGGCTCGGGCGTGGCCGGGCTCACCCTCGCGCTCGAGCTCAGCGAGCACGGCACGGTCACGTGCGTCACCAAGCGCAGCCGCGAGGACTCCGCGACCAACTACGCGCAAGGGGGCATCGCGGCGGTGCTGGACCCGACCGACTCGTTCGACGCACACGTGGCGGACACGCTCACGACGGGGGGCGGTCTGTCGCACCGCGACGTGGTCGAGATGGTCATCGCCGACGGCCCCGCACGCATCCGCGAGCTGATGGAGATCGGCGCCAAGTTCAGCCGTACGTTGGACGCCGACGGGAACGAGACGGAGGACTTCGACCTCACACGCGAGGGTGGGCACAGCGCGCGCCGCGTGATCCATGCGGGGGACATCACGGGCCGCGAGGTGCAGCGCGCGTTGGTGGCGGCCGTCCTTGCGCAGCCCCGCATCAAGCTGCTGGAGCACCACATGGCCATCGACCTGCTCGAGCTGAGCAAGTTCGGAGGCGAGCGTCGCGTGGCCGGCGCGTACGTGCTCGACGAGGACAGCGGTGAGGTGCTCACGTTCGTCGCGCGGGCCACGGTGCTGGCCACGGGCGGCGCGGGCAAGGTCTACCTCTACACATCGAACCCGGACGTCGCGAGCGGTGACGGCGTGGCCATGGCCTACCGGGCGGGCGCGCTGCTGGCGAACATGGAGTTCTTCCAGTTCCATCCGACGTGCTTGTTCCATCCCAAGGCCAAGAGCTTCCTCATCAGCGAGGCGCTGCGCGGGGAGGGGGGCATCCTCCGGCTCGCGGACGGCACCGCGTTCATGGAGCGGCACCACGCCATGAAGGACCTCGCCCCGCGTGACGTCGTGGCGCGTGCCATCGACTTCGAGATGAAGCGCACGGGTCAGGACTGCGTGTTCCTCGACATGACGGGCGAGGACGCCGACTACCTGGCCTCGCGCTTCCCGAACATCCACGAGCGCTGCATGGAGTACGGCGTGGACATGCGGAAGGACCCCATCCCGGTCGTCCCGGCGGCGCACTACATGTGCGGTGGCGTCGTGATCGACCTCGACGGGAAGACGAGCTTGCCGGGGCTCTGGGCCGTCGGCGAGGTCACCTGCTCCGGGCTGCACGGCGCCAACCGGTTGGCCAGCAACAGCTTGCTGGAGGGCTTGGTCTACGGGCGGCGCGCGGCGGGGAGCATCGTCGCCTCGGCGGACCTTTCAGGTATGCCCAACATCCCCGAGTGGGACCCGGGCGCGGCGGCCCCGAGCCACGAGGCGGTCATCGTCACGCAGAACTGGGACGAGCTGCGCCGCTTCATGTGGAACTACGTGGGCATCGTGCGCTCGGACAGGCGCCTGAAGCGCGCGGCGCGGCGCATCGCGGTGCTGCAGGAGGAGATCCGCGAGTACTACTGGAACCACCTGGTCAACCGTGACCTGCTCGAGCTGCGCAACATCGCCGACGTGGCGGAGCTCATCATCAAGAGCGCAGCGGCGCGCAGCGAGAGCCGGGGGCTGCACTACACGGTGGACCATCCGGACATGGATGACGATCGCTTCGGCGGCGACACGTACATCAGCCGCGACGAGGCGCCGCACATCCGCAAGCGCTGA
- a CDS encoding tetratricopeptide repeat protein yields MSKRLDMLDAMIAKGSQDPFVHYARAMELRSLERLDDALGAYQAVMARFPDYVPSYLMAGQVAEQLGRVDEARAALEAGVAAAQRTGDGHALGELRGLLATLH; encoded by the coding sequence ATGAGCAAGCGCCTCGACATGTTGGACGCGATGATCGCGAAGGGCAGCCAGGACCCGTTCGTGCACTACGCGCGCGCGATGGAGCTGCGGAGCCTGGAGCGCCTGGACGACGCGCTCGGCGCGTACCAAGCGGTGATGGCGCGCTTTCCGGACTACGTTCCGTCGTATCTCATGGCGGGGCAGGTGGCCGAGCAGCTCGGACGGGTGGACGAGGCGCGCGCCGCGCTCGAGGCGGGCGTCGCTGCGGCCCAGCGCACGGGTGACGGACACGCGCTCGGCGAGCTGCGCGGGCTGCTGGCGACCCTTCACTGA
- the hpt gene encoding hypoxanthine phosphoribosyltransferase: MSPTPAPRVLITEDTIAARVRELGRDISTRHRGHPVVLVAVLKGSFVFAADLARALDDDLEVEVEFMAVRSYGDATETSGVVQITSDLTRSIEGKHVILVEDIVDTGLTMAYLFENLRTRGPATLELASLLHKPARARTPVHIDYLGFTIDDVFVVGYGLDHAQKLRNLPYLGVLEEG, translated from the coding sequence ATGTCGCCCACGCCAGCGCCGCGCGTCCTGATCACAGAAGACACCATCGCGGCGCGGGTCCGTGAGCTCGGGCGCGACATCTCCACGCGCCATCGCGGACACCCGGTGGTGCTCGTGGCCGTGCTCAAGGGCAGCTTCGTCTTCGCCGCGGACTTGGCCCGCGCCCTCGACGACGACCTCGAGGTCGAGGTCGAGTTCATGGCCGTGCGCAGCTATGGCGACGCGACGGAGACCAGCGGCGTCGTGCAGATCACGAGCGATCTAACGCGTTCGATCGAGGGCAAGCACGTCATCCTCGTGGAGGACATCGTGGACACGGGGCTGACGATGGCCTACCTGTTCGAGAACCTGCGCACGCGAGGTCCCGCCACGCTCGAGCTGGCGTCGCTCCTGCACAAACCTGCGCGGGCGCGTACGCCCGTGCACATCGACTACCTGGGCTTCACCATCGACGACGTCTTCGTGGTTGGATATGGGCTCGACCATGCGCAGAAGCTGCGCAACCTGCCTTACCTGGGTGTGCTGGAGGAGGGATGA
- a CDS encoding flagellar biosynthetic protein FliR: protein MNPTAALLEACLRALDPGVSVPPLHVGLLVLARLTPLTILGPLFLLRPAPPLGRAGVALVSTLALSPLAAAHANASLPGDALTPDALSLVVSLAVEVLRGALFALAIALPVVALEGAGQWLDTLRGAQQGGGSGPIFGGHLTPLGTWLSLFAVALFFAFGGHRVALEAFAAGFELVPVGTPLAGDAWPALAERSMRWVAAALALTVSIGAPAALALVLTELGMGLLGRTAPQLPLHFASMPLRASVGVLGLLLTLGVLVPLLPELFTSGIDEARTSLPLTR from the coding sequence ATGAACCCCACCGCGGCGCTGCTCGAGGCCTGCCTCCGCGCGCTGGATCCCGGGGTGAGCGTCCCGCCGCTGCACGTCGGCCTGTTGGTGTTGGCCCGCTTGACTCCGCTGACCATCCTCGGTCCCCTGTTCCTCCTGCGACCAGCCCCGCCCCTCGGACGCGCTGGGGTGGCGCTGGTGTCGACGCTTGCGCTCTCGCCGCTCGCCGCCGCGCACGCCAATGCGTCACTCCCCGGCGACGCCCTGACCCCCGATGCGCTCTCGCTCGTGGTCTCGCTCGCTGTGGAGGTCTTGCGTGGCGCGCTGTTCGCGCTGGCCATCGCCCTCCCGGTCGTCGCGCTCGAGGGGGCTGGGCAGTGGTTGGACACGCTCCGCGGCGCTCAGCAGGGGGGCGGTTCGGGTCCCATCTTTGGTGGACACCTGACGCCCTTGGGGACGTGGCTGAGTCTGTTTGCGGTAGCGCTGTTCTTCGCGTTCGGCGGGCACCGCGTCGCGCTCGAGGCGTTCGCGGCGGGCTTCGAGTTGGTGCCGGTGGGCACGCCGCTCGCCGGCGACGCGTGGCCGGCGCTGGCGGAGCGCAGCATGCGGTGGGTGGCCGCCGCGCTCGCGCTGACCGTGTCCATCGGCGCTCCGGCCGCGCTCGCGCTCGTCCTGACGGAGCTCGGGATGGGGTTGCTAGGGCGGACCGCGCCGCAGCTCCCACTGCACTTCGCCAGCATGCCGCTGCGCGCGTCCGTGGGCGTGCTGGGGCTGCTGCTCACGCTGGGTGTCCTCGTGCCTCTCCTGCCCGAGCTGTTCACGTCGGGGATCGACGAAGCGCGCACATCGCTTCCGCTCACGCGCTGA
- the sctS gene encoding type III secretion system export apparatus subunit SctS: MAVLLLHCAACACRTTWEYLVEPAELSRLTTEALYLALLLSGPALLVSLVVGLSLGVLQAVTQVQEQTLSFVPKLVTVGLVLALVGGALGGELTRFSAGLFEALPELQR; this comes from the coding sequence ATGGCCGTTCTGCTGCTCCACTGCGCCGCATGTGCGTGTCGAACCACATGGGAGTACCTGGTGGAACCCGCTGAGCTCTCACGCCTCACGACCGAGGCGCTCTACTTGGCGCTCCTGCTCTCCGGACCAGCCCTGCTCGTGAGCCTGGTCGTGGGTCTGTCTCTGGGGGTGCTCCAAGCCGTGACGCAGGTGCAGGAGCAGACGCTCAGCTTCGTCCCCAAGTTGGTGACGGTGGGGCTGGTGCTGGCCTTGGTCGGTGGCGCGCTCGGTGGGGAGTTGACGCGCTTCAGCGCGGGGCTCTTCGAGGCGCTCCCAGAGCTGCAACGATGA
- a CDS encoding zinc-ribbon domain-containing protein → MKFLCDNCKAKYQIPDEKVAGRTLRMTCRKCGNDILIRGAGVTPSVAPPAAAPTEAAAPQAAVPKKAPAVVSKVAPVPMAAAKTSSVPAKASSVPTKAAGVPAKAAGVPAKAPGASAKSAGAASAARPSALGADFRKKVGNEDAGSLRTSAAAPMPQATEEWHVAVNDVPVGPIQRDEIARKIGTGAVTGDSLAWREGFDDWRPIREIPQLASLLDQRRRPSVPPATRTGGSGATPRPTGPRGRPGSGAFTLPTSDRSSANLVPVGGRAAAPVAPPGNMLPDAPGQDDFALDFASPSSIPPAPVAPTASQTAPAVAAPIAVAASTAANEPAYRERESSQKTPVWVWGMLAGGIFFGVVLGMKGSEWFGAQEPATVAVADTPSPDPTPDPVVPPLEVPEETDTVDAGAPESEPEAETSTGHSRSGSSTSRAPTPTAPTMAATAMADDAAFAQFESVGSSANPSSIGTTMSAAAAPPLEASAVQRVVNNNRRALQTCYERAARGQANPPRARMDVNVTVGRSGTVTAVNATGNDFGGLGSCIEQSVRRWRFPASSDGGSTRFPVVFSAGG, encoded by the coding sequence ATGAAATTTCTCTGCGACAACTGCAAAGCCAAGTACCAGATCCCCGACGAGAAGGTCGCAGGGCGCACGCTGCGCATGACATGCCGCAAGTGCGGCAACGACATCCTGATCCGAGGCGCGGGCGTGACTCCCAGTGTCGCCCCGCCAGCGGCTGCCCCGACTGAAGCGGCGGCACCACAGGCGGCTGTCCCCAAGAAGGCTCCGGCCGTCGTGTCGAAGGTGGCGCCGGTCCCGATGGCCGCGGCCAAGACGTCGTCCGTCCCGGCCAAGGCGTCTTCGGTTCCCACGAAGGCGGCTGGCGTCCCGGCCAAGGCTGCTGGGGTGCCCGCCAAGGCGCCAGGGGCGTCCGCCAAGAGCGCTGGCGCCGCGAGCGCGGCGCGGCCGTCGGCGCTCGGGGCGGACTTCCGCAAGAAGGTCGGCAACGAAGACGCCGGGTCGCTGCGGACGTCCGCTGCGGCCCCGATGCCTCAGGCCACCGAGGAGTGGCACGTCGCCGTCAACGACGTCCCGGTCGGGCCGATCCAGCGGGACGAGATCGCGCGCAAGATCGGTACGGGTGCGGTCACGGGGGACTCCCTCGCGTGGCGTGAGGGGTTCGACGACTGGCGGCCCATCCGTGAGATTCCGCAGCTCGCGTCCTTGTTGGACCAGCGTCGACGACCATCCGTCCCGCCTGCGACCCGCACTGGAGGTTCGGGAGCCACGCCGCGTCCCACGGGTCCGCGGGGACGACCTGGCTCGGGCGCGTTCACCCTCCCCACGTCCGATCGCTCGAGCGCCAACTTGGTCCCGGTCGGAGGTCGTGCCGCGGCGCCCGTCGCGCCCCCTGGGAACATGCTCCCGGACGCGCCAGGCCAGGACGACTTTGCGCTGGACTTCGCCAGCCCGTCCTCCATTCCACCGGCGCCTGTCGCTCCCACCGCGTCCCAGACGGCACCCGCCGTCGCTGCGCCCATCGCCGTGGCCGCGTCCACGGCGGCCAACGAACCCGCATACCGGGAGCGCGAGTCTTCTCAGAAGACGCCCGTGTGGGTGTGGGGCATGCTCGCGGGCGGCATCTTCTTCGGGGTCGTGCTGGGCATGAAGGGATCGGAGTGGTTCGGCGCCCAGGAACCCGCGACCGTCGCCGTGGCAGACACGCCCTCGCCGGACCCCACCCCCGATCCTGTCGTTCCACCCTTGGAGGTGCCCGAAGAGACCGATACGGTCGACGCCGGCGCGCCGGAGTCGGAGCCAGAGGCCGAGACGTCGACCGGCCACAGCCGGAGCGGCTCCAGCACCAGTCGTGCGCCGACACCCACCGCCCCCACCATGGCAGCGACGGCCATGGCGGACGACGCCGCGTTCGCGCAGTTCGAGTCCGTGGGCTCGTCCGCCAACCCCTCGTCCATCGGAACCACCATGTCCGCCGCCGCTGCGCCGCCGCTCGAGGCCTCGGCCGTGCAGCGCGTGGTCAACAACAACCGGCGCGCGCTGCAGACCTGCTACGAGCGCGCAGCACGCGGTCAGGCCAACCCGCCCCGGGCGCGCATGGACGTCAATGTCACCGTGGGCCGCAGCGGCACCGTCACCGCGGTGAACGCTACGGGCAATGACTTCGGCGGCTTGGGGTCGTGCATCGAACAGAGCGTGCGTCGCTGGCGCTTCCCGGCGTCGTCGGACGGCGGCTCCACGCGCTTCCCTGTCGTGTTCAGCGCTGGGGGGTGA
- a CDS encoding response regulator, with protein MSNGSGDKKQLGKILLKQRLVTQAELDELLAEQRTHPGQRLATTAVKSGKVAEVDLLKALSEQHGLPGIDLTQVVIPSDNLKLVPVEIARQHLILPVLVKEDRVYLAMADPNDRRVVDEIEFVTGLRVFAHVALHEALKVVIDYAYAALEANEPYYIGSHVTDEYLASVGITPPPRRAAPPPVPPAAPTRREEESRVAAVEIPTAATRPRPERPKVLVVDDEDDIRKLLTRVLQTKGYQVIEAKRGLEALQLVRDDTPDVILLDAMLPEVHGFEICRRIKGSKRYGHIPIIMVSAIYRGWRVAEDLKSSFGVDAFLEKPFKMGDVLSHVDAVLDGRSGEVQPDDMLSKETSAFLEQGMDAYRGGDLELAVAKLRQGLGVDPASFQLHYHLGLVLGRGDDIFDAIQELETAVDLQPRHFAALKNLAILYQRAGFKYKAIEMWERALGNSPDDETRQGIKEHLMALL; from the coding sequence ATGAGTAACGGTTCAGGCGACAAGAAACAGCTCGGCAAGATCCTGCTGAAGCAGCGTCTCGTGACGCAGGCCGAGCTAGACGAGCTCTTGGCCGAGCAGCGCACCCATCCTGGGCAGCGGCTGGCCACCACAGCCGTGAAGTCCGGCAAGGTCGCGGAAGTGGACCTCTTGAAGGCGCTCAGCGAGCAGCACGGCTTGCCCGGCATCGACCTCACGCAGGTGGTCATCCCGAGCGACAACCTCAAGCTCGTGCCGGTCGAGATCGCCCGACAGCATCTGATCCTCCCCGTGCTCGTAAAGGAGGATCGGGTCTATCTCGCCATGGCGGACCCGAACGATCGCCGCGTGGTGGACGAGATCGAGTTCGTCACCGGGCTGCGCGTGTTCGCGCACGTCGCCCTGCACGAGGCTCTCAAGGTCGTCATCGACTACGCCTACGCGGCCCTCGAAGCGAACGAGCCGTACTACATCGGCTCGCATGTCACGGACGAGTACCTCGCGTCCGTGGGCATCACGCCACCACCGCGTCGCGCCGCGCCGCCCCCCGTGCCCCCCGCAGCGCCCACGCGCCGGGAGGAAGAGTCGCGCGTCGCGGCCGTCGAGATCCCGACCGCCGCCACGCGGCCCCGCCCGGAGCGCCCCAAGGTGCTCGTCGTGGATGACGAGGACGACATCCGCAAGCTGCTGACGCGCGTGCTCCAGACCAAGGGCTACCAGGTCATCGAGGCGAAGCGGGGCCTCGAGGCGCTGCAGCTGGTGCGCGACGACACGCCCGACGTCATCCTGCTGGACGCGATGCTCCCCGAGGTGCACGGCTTCGAGATCTGCCGACGCATCAAGGGCAGCAAGCGCTACGGGCACATCCCCATCATCATGGTCAGCGCCATCTACCGCGGCTGGCGCGTCGCCGAGGACCTCAAGTCCAGCTTCGGCGTGGACGCGTTCCTCGAGAAGCCGTTCAAGATGGGCGACGTGCTGAGCCACGTGGATGCGGTGCTCGACGGGCGCAGCGGCGAGGTGCAGCCCGACGACATGCTCTCGAAGGAGACGTCGGCGTTCCTGGAGCAGGGGATGGACGCGTACCGCGGGGGGGACCTCGAGTTGGCGGTAGCCAAGCTCCGGCAGGGGTTGGGGGTCGATCCCGCGAGCTTTCAGCTTCACTACCACCTCGGCTTGGTGCTGGGGCGTGGTGATGACATCTTCGACGCGATTCAAGAGCTGGAGACCGCCGTAGACCTGCAACCCCGACACTTCGCCGCGCTGAAGAACCTCGCGATCCTGTATCAGCGGGCTGGCTTCAAATACAAGGCCATCGAAATGTGGGAACGTGCGCTCGGCAACTCCCCCGACGACGAGACGCGGCAGGGCATCAAGGAACACCTGATGGCGCTGCTCTGA